Proteins encoded in a region of the Cytobacillus sp. IB215665 genome:
- the menH gene encoding 2-succinyl-6-hydroxy-2,4-cyclohexadiene-1-carboxylate synthase, whose translation MKIELNSVLYNIEIVGEGPPLILLHGFTGSTKSWQPFIRKWGAKSTLYLIDIIGHGDTASPLDSNRYNMESIVLDLVQLLNNFHITKANILGYSMGGRIALSLAMLYPERVDKLILESSSPGLATEQERLLRKQSDEHLAEAIEQYGMEWFVDKWTNLPLFHNMKQLPVQTQELIRQQRLENNPIGLANSLRGFGTGVQPSWWDKLSSFPHQTLLITGMDDTKFHNIAKKMVKLLPYVKWEKINHAGHTIHVEQPRIFGKIVYEFL comes from the coding sequence ATGAAAATTGAATTAAATAGTGTGCTCTACAATATTGAGATCGTCGGTGAAGGTCCACCATTAATACTGTTACATGGCTTTACAGGCTCTACCAAGAGTTGGCAACCATTTATTCGTAAGTGGGGAGCTAAGTCAACTCTTTATTTAATAGATATAATAGGTCATGGAGATACAGCATCACCCTTAGATAGTAATAGATACAATATGGAATCTATTGTGTTAGATTTGGTTCAACTTCTAAACAATTTTCACATAACAAAAGCGAATATTCTCGGCTATTCAATGGGTGGTAGAATTGCATTATCACTAGCAATGTTATACCCTGAACGAGTAGATAAGCTAATATTAGAGAGCAGTTCACCAGGCTTAGCAACAGAACAAGAACGACTACTCCGAAAACAGTCTGATGAACATTTAGCTGAGGCGATCGAACAATATGGAATGGAATGGTTTGTAGATAAATGGACAAACCTCCCACTTTTTCATAATATGAAGCAACTACCTGTTCAAACCCAGGAGCTGATTCGTCAACAACGTCTAGAAAACAATCCAATTGGCTTAGCCAATAGCCTTAGAGGATTTGGAACAGGTGTTCAGCCATCATGGTGGGACAAATTGTCTTCGTTTCCTCATCAAACATTATTAATAACAGGTATGGATGATACGAAGTTTCACAATATCGCGAAAAAGATGGTAAAATTATTACCATATGTTAAGTGGGAGAAAATTAATCATGCTGGTCATACAATTCATGTGGAACAACCACGAATTTTTGGTAAAATAGTATATGAGTTTTTGTAA